A genomic segment from Bubalus bubalis isolate 160015118507 breed Murrah chromosome 5, NDDB_SH_1, whole genome shotgun sequence encodes:
- the LOC102410151 gene encoding serum amyloid A protein, translated as MKLFTGLILCSLVLGVHSQWMSFLGEAYEGAKDMWRAYSDMREANYKGADKYFHARGNYDAAQRGPGGAWAAKVISDARENIQRFTDPLFKGTTSGQGREDSRADQEANEWGRSGKDPNHFRPAGLPDKY; from the exons ATGAAGCTCTTCACAGGCCTCATTCTCTGCTCCTTGGTGCTGGGAGTCCACAGCCAGTGGATGTCCTTCCTTGGTGAGGCTTATGAAG GGGCTAAAGACATGTGGAGAGCCTACTCTGACATGAGAGAAGCCAACTACAAGGGTGCAGACAAATACTTCCACGCCCGTGGAAACTATGACGCTGCCCAAAGGGGACCGGGGGGTGCCTGGGCTGCTAAAGTGATCAG TGATGCAAGAGAAAATATTCAGAGATTCACAGACCCTCTGTTTAAGGGTACGACCAGTGGCCAGGGTCGGGAGGACTCGAGGGCTGACCAGGAGGCCAACGAATGGGGCCGGAGCGGCAAAGACCCCAACCACTTCAGACCTGCTGGCCTGCCTGACAAGTACTGA